The Asticcacaulis sp. EMRT-3 region TCAAAGCCTGTCTGATTGACGAACAGGGATTCGCCGCCAAGCCGCAGATCCTGGCTTTCGAACGGCAGGATGATCTTGGTGGCCGAACGCCGTGGTTTGCCGAACAGTCCCACCTCATCGGGCCTGAGGCTGTGCTTGATCAGGATCGCCTTGTTGAGCTTGGGATTGTGAAAAAACGGCTTCAGCGCATAGTCGGGATCACGCGCGCAATGAACATAGACATGGTTGAGATTGAGGATGCGGCTGGTCGAGGCCGTTTCCGAAATATTGGCCAGGTTGCGAAAATCGCGTGAACGGCGGGCGGCGCACATTCAGGCCTTACTCCGCCAGACAGGACAGGCTGTCCTCGAAATCCATCAGCACATCGGCATAGTCGTTCGGATCGAGCAGGCCGAAATAGTCGGTGCGGCTCATCCGATAGGCCCAGAACGAACTGATATGGCCGAGAATGGCCACGCTCTCGCCCAACTCATAAAACAGGCTTGGCCCATCGAGCAGGAACTGACGGAAAGGCCCCGGATCGCCGCGTTCCACCAGCGCCCCATAGGCGGTGTCATAGATGTTGAGCGTGCGGCCGATGCTGGTAATGGCGGCGACAATGCGCTTCACAAGACGCGGACGCACCTCAGTCAGATATTCGGCAATGGCGGCTTCAGGCTTGCCGCGCGGCTGATATTTGGCCAGCCCTTCGATGACCCCCCTCATCTCTTCTTGCAGTTCAAGATACCGCCATTTGAAATAGAGGAAGCCGCGCCACGAAAAAATACCGTCGGAAAAGGCTTCATCCGACAGGCGCAGCGTCATTTTGAGCGGCAAAAGTTCGCGGTCGAGTTCATTCGACAGGATCTTGCTGGCCAGCTTGACCGCCGCTCCGTTGACCGCCTCACCAAAGGCGACACGCACCAGTTTCTCAATCTCGCTATTGGCGAAACCGATCATCTTCTGCACATCGTGCGGCGAAATCTTGAGATAGCAGGGGGCGGGTTTGAAACCATTGCGGCCCAGAAGCTCGCGCACCAGAAACGGATCGAGCGACGGGATCGAATCGAGCAGGCGCAGAATCTGGATGTCGCTGTCGCTGTTGATGTCATCAATGCCTAAAAAGGCGCGGCAGAAGGCGTCAAAGCCGACCTGTCCGACAAAGACCGAACTGGCCCCCAGTTTGAGATCGCCGGGATCAAAGGGCAGCACCACCTTGGTGGCCGTGCGACGCGGACGGGCAAACGCATCCTGCTCATTGGCGCGCAGGGTATGTTTGATGATGATGGCGCGATTGAGCCGGGTGTCGCGGAAGAACGGCTTGGCCAGATAGGCCTTGTCATTGGCCGAGGACAGATAGATCTGCTAGATCTGCGACAGGTTAAGCACGCGCGAGGTCGAGGCCGTGTCGCCCAGATTGGCCAGGCTGCGCACATCGCGGCCTTGTTTGGCGGTCTGGCCGGTGACCGGACGGGAACTGCTATTCAGCGATGGTGAGGCTGGACGCATAGTAAAAAGCTCAAGAGATGGATTGGGCGGCAGGGCTTTACGCGACTGGGTGCCGCTCAGACATTCGGGAGCGCGCCGATCAGTCTTGTTGCTTTTCAGGGTGAAGCCTCACCACCCCGAACGCACAACTTAACCTGTCATTATTTATGAAACTAAACCGTAAATAATATGTCACCATTTACCGGGCCACAGTGTTGGTTTGCAAAAAAAACCATCATAGGGCCACGAAAAGAATTTGGCGGCCCGCCCTTGACTCAACCGTGGGCCGGGACTACCTCAAGCGCGCTGTTAGCACTCGATGAAACCGAGTGCTAACACCCTCAATTGCAACTCAACCGGAGAGAATCCCATGAGCTTTCGCCCGTTAGGCGACCGTGTTCTGGTCAAGCGCGTCGAAGAAGAAGCCAAGACCAAGGGCGGCATCATCATCCCCGATACCGCCAAGGAAAAGCCACAGGAAGGCGAAGTTGTCGCCGTTGGCCCCGGCAATCGTAACGACAAGGGCGAGCAGGTTGCGCTCGACGTCAAGGCCGGTGATCGCGTCCTGTTCGGTAAGTGGGGCGGCACCGAAGTCAAGATCGACGGCGAAGACCTGCTGATCCTGAAAGAATCCGACGTTCTGGGCGTGCTGACCAAGTAAGGTCGCGCCACATCCTCAAATTTCCGCAACCATAAAGGAATACATATCATGGCTGCCAAACAAGTTCTGTTCGGTTCCGACGCGCGCGAAAAAATGCTGCGCGGCGTCAACATCCTCGCCAATGCTGTCAAAGTGACCCTGGGCCCCAAGGGCCGCAATGTCGTGCTCGAAAAGTCGTTCGGCGCGCCGCGCTCCACCAAGGACGGCGTGTCCGTCGCCAAGGAAATCGAACTGGAAGATAAGTTCGAAAACATGGGCGCGCAAATGATCCGCGAAGTCGCCTCCAAGACCAATGACAAGGCCGGTGACGGCACCACCACCGCCACGGTTCTGGCTCAGGCCATCGTGCAGGAAGGCCTCAAGGCCGTGGCCGCCGGTATGAACCCGATGGATCTGAAGCGCGGCATCGACAAGGCGGTCAGCGTCGTGGTCGAGCAGATCAAGAGCGCCTCGAAGAAGGTCACCACCAACGGCGAAATCGCTCAGGTCGGCACCATCTCGGCCAATGGCGATGTCGAAGTCGGCGAAATGATTGCCAAGGCCATGGAAAAGGTCGGCAATGAAGGCGTCATCACGGTTGAAGAAGCCAAGACCGCCGAAACCGAGCTGGATGTCGTTGAAGGTATGCAGTTCGACCGCGGCTATCTGTCGCCCTACTTCATCACCAACCCCGACAAGATGGAAGCGGTTCTCGAAGACCCGTACATCCTGGTGTTCGACAAGAAGATCTCCAGCCTGCAACCCATGCTGCCGATCCTCGAAGCCGTTGTGCAATCGGGCCGTCCGCTTTTGATCATCGCCGAAGACGTTGAAGGCGAAGCGCTGGCCACCCTCGTCGTCAACCGCCTGCGTGGCGGCCTGCGCGTTGCCGCCGTCAAGGCACCGGGCTTTGGCGACCGCCGCAAGGCCATGCTGGAAGACATCGCCGTCCTCACCAAGGGCGAAGTGATCTCCGAAGACCTCGGCATCAAGCTGGAAACCGTGTCGCTCGACATGCTGGGCCGCGCCAAGAAGGTCACCATCACCAAGGAAAACACCACCATCGTGGATGGTTCCGGTGAAAAGGCCGACATCGAAGCCCGTGTCGCCCAGATCAAGAAGCAGATCGAAGAAACCACCTCGGATTACGACAAGGAAAAGCTGCAAGAACGTCTGGCCAAGCTGGCTGGCGGCGTTGCCGTGATCCGCGTCGGCGGCTCCACCGAAGTGGAAGTCAAGGAAAAGAAGGACCGCGTTGACGACGCGCTCAACGCCACGCGCGCGGCCGTTGAAGAAGGCATCGTTCCGGGCGGCGGCACGGCCCTGCTGAAGGCTTCGCTGGCGCTGAAGGGCCTGGAAGGCATCAATGCCGACCAGACCGCCGGTATCGCCATCGTGCGCAAGGCCATTCAGGCTCCCTTACGTCAAATCGCTGAAAATGCCGGTGTCGAAGGCTCGGTGGTTGTCAATGCCATTCTGGCCAATGACTCAGCCACCTACGGCTTCAACGCCCAGACCGAAAAGTACGTCGATCTGGTGGCCGATGGCGTCATCGACCCGGCCAAGGTCGTGCGCACGGCGCTGCAAGACGCAGCTTCGGTGGCGGGCATCCTGATCACCACGGAAGCTGCTGTGGCCGAAGCCCCCAAGAAGGACGCTCCGCAAGCTGGCGGCGGCGCTGGCATGGGCGGCGGCATGGGCGGCATGGGCGGTATGGATTTCTAGTCCTCAACGGGAAAGTCCCTCGGCTTCGCCTCGGTGTACTTTCCCATTGGCCCCATATCGTGAGACGTTTTTCGGGCCAAGCCCTGTAAAACGTCTCACATGTTACATGGAAAGAGCGGGTCGCAAGACCCGCTCTTTTTTATATCAGGAGGGAAAGACTATCCCTTCGTAACCCTTTTGATCCAGTGTACAGTCTACCAGTTCTAAAAACTTTCCTTTAGTAAGGCCGACCTGCTTAGCCATTTGACCCAGTAGAGAGTCTCCAATGGTTTTATAGCTGGAACCATGACTCATTTTGGTGCGCTTTGTAGTTTTCTTACCTTCAAGGTTTGTATAAATATAATAATGATGGTCTCTATCATCTTTATAAAAGCCTTTACGCAAAAGCGCTGCTTCAATATCCGCGCGCTCTCTAGTCATGAACCTACCTTGAAATAGGAGTTTAAGGAAGCTTTCAATGCAATTGCATCCGGCGCAAGCTCATCATCTGACGCGCACGCATAGTTACGCCAAAGAACATCTAATTCTTCTAAAATAGCTGAACGTATATGGCCATAGCTTTCGCTAAACACGTCGACACCTAACAATGGATTTTGATACAAAAAAAGCCGAGTTTCATGATCAAAGGCAACTAAAATTGCCATAGACCTTGAAGCAAAAACTTTATGTTTTCCCGATTGAAATTCAGATATTGGCTCTAAGCTGGGCTCAACTTCCACTACTGAGCTAAGTTCACGAAAACCCGTGATATCTCCAGCGTTATTAAAATTGGGATAGCCAACAAGTTTTAGACGCTTTCTAACATTGGCTTGAAGCATAGGTTCTAATGGAAGCGGGTAATCCATACGAACAGCCCTACTCTGAGCAGGCTTCAATATTAAAATAGTTTGCCCATAGTTTATTGTTTGAACTTTGCCAACGACCTCCTCCGATCCGGAATCTGGAACTGGCCCAGATCGAATATGGCTTATAATCTTTCGAGCACGGTCGGCTTTAAAGGTAAAAGGCCCTCTACTTCCAGCTCGGACAGTCACATCTAGTCCACTGTCCTCGTCAGGAATTAGCCCACTCGCAGCATTTGCCAAAAACCATCGTTCTCGGGGATCAGGCAATACTTGTGCGACGAGCTCGCCGTCACCGCTATCAAACGCTTTAAGCGCTGCTAAAAGTTTAGTACGAGCCGAAAAAGCAGCGGGAGAAAAATGACCTGATTGAGAAGCAATGTTGAATGGTTGTAAATGGCTGCCAAATTTAGGAGCTTTACAAATTAATGAGTACTCTCGCTTCACCTTTGCGGTAGCCTTCAACCGCTGCCCAAGTCCTCTACCTTCAGCTCGCATACCAATTATCAACAGCATGCGTTGAAGAGCAGTTAGAGAGTTAATCACAGCGTCAGCAGGGGCGCCCCTAAGGCGCTTTACTGGATCACCATCAAACTTTAGCTGGATGTCGTCAGGTTCCCCGTTCATCGTAATTTTTTGATCTCTTGTCATTTCATCTGCACTTTGAATCAGCCCGACTTTCCACGCAAGAGAATAAATTGACCATCGGTGAAAACAGACCGCTCACTCGTAAGGATTGTGTTAATGATATTAAGAAAGTCAATCATCCGGGGATTTCGTTTATGGCACATCAAATGTGAAAATATTCACGCCCGCTTACTATGGTTCTCCACATATTCCCGCAGGGCGCGGTTGATGCGCGTCTGATAGCCGTCACCGGCATCCTTGAACCGGGCCACCACGTCGGCATCGAGGCGCAGCGATAACGGCTGCTTGACCGGTCTGTACAGCATCCCTCGGCGCGCGCCTTTCTTATACCTCCCCAGCTTGCTGGGGAGGGGGACCATAAGCGCAGCGAACGAAGTTCCGCGCAGCGAATGGTGGTGGGGTTTCTGGCTTTCTTCCCTATGGCAGGAGCCGTTTTCGGAAATATCGGCCAGAACCTGCTGATCGATTCCGACCTTTTAAGCAAGAAACCCCACCACCACGCCGCAAGGGCGGCGCGGTCCCCCTCCCCATCGAAGATGGGGAGGTATAAATAGTATGGATACCCCCTTCCTTATACCTCCCCGACTTGTCGGGGTTTGACGCCGAAAAACGATCCAGTGAATCGTTTTTCAAGTCATGGGACCATGAGCGAAGCGAACGAAGTTCCGCGCAGCGAATGGTGGTGGGGTTTCTGGCTTTCTGCCTTATGGCAGGAGCCGTTTGCGGGAATGCCGGTCAAGGCCTGCTGATCAATCCAGACATATTTAAGCAAGACACCCCACCACCACGCCGCAAGAGCGGCGCGGTCCCCCTCCCCACCATAGGTGGGGAGGTATAAGAAGCGTTGAATCTCTTACTTGCGCTGCGTCGCCAGTTCCGCCGCCAGCAACCGTATGCCATCCGCCGCGCCCTCAGGATCACGATAGACCTCTGGTGCGGGCAGGCGATAAACCTGCAAGCCATTTGCCCTCAGATAAGCCTCACGCACGGCGTCCTTTTGCGCCTGTTCCGGTGCGCTATGCACTGCGCCATCGACCTCAATCACCAGTCGCGCGCGGAAGCAGTAAAAGTCGAGAATATAGGGGCCGAAAGCGTGCTGGCGTTTGAAGATGAGGCCATCATCAAGACGCAGCTTCAGCCTTTCCCAGAGCAGCCATTCCGGGCCGGTCAGGGTTTTGCGCATCTGACGGGCGAGCGCGATTTTTCGCTTCGGTGTTGCGGTCATGGCCTGAAAGTAAGACACCCCACCACCAACGCGCAAGAGCGCGTCGGTCCCGCTCTCCATCAAAGATGGGGAGGTATAGACGGTAACGGTTTCTGATAAAGATGCAATTAGCCCCTTCACGCAGCGCGGCCCCGCCCGTATAGATTTAGGCCCTTCTGAAAAGAGGTTGTGCCGCATGACCACCGCCACCCAGGCCGAAAAACTGACCAATATGGCCACGCAGGTGATCCACAGCGCGGCGCAGGATTATTACGTCTTCATCATCGTGTTCCTGCTGGCCTCGGCGCTGATCGTGCCGCTGGCCCAGCGCTTCAAGGTGTCGAGCGTACTGGGCTTTTTGCTGGTCGGCGTGCTGATGGGGCCCGATGCCCTGGGCCGCCTCAGTCACTTTCTGCCGGGGCTCGACGCCTTTTCGATGATCCGCACCCACGCCGTGCATCGTTTCGCCGAGCTGGGCGTGGTGTTCCTGCTGTTTTCCATCGGGTTAGAGCTGACCTTTGAGCGCTTAAAATCGATGCGGCGGCTGGTGTTCGGGCTGGGGGCTTTGCAACTGGTGCTGTCAACGGCTGTGCTGGCCGTGGTGTTTTTCATGATGGGCCGCAGTCTGGTGGGGGCCATCCTGCTCGGCATGGCGCTGGCGCTGTCGTCCACCGCCGTCGTCATCCCCGTGCTGGCCGACCGCAAGGCGCTGGCCACCGCCTCCGGGCGCAGCGTCTTTGCCGTCCTGCTGGCGCAGGATCTGAGCGTGGCGCCGATCATGGTCACCGTGGTGATCCTGACCGGCGCGTCCGATAACGGCCAGGTGGGGGTGCAGGGTCTGCTGGCGCTGATTCCGGCCCTGATCGGCATGGGCCTGCTGGTGGGCGGCGGGCGCTGGCTGTTGCGGCCCCTGTTCAAATCGGTGGCGCGCACCAAAAGCCGCGAACTGTTCATGGCCGCCTGTTTGCTGGTGATCCTGCTGGCCGGACAGGTGGCGGTGATGACCGGCCTGCCGATGGGGCTGGGCGCCTTCGTGGCGGGGGTGCTGCTGGCCGAAACCGAATATCGCCGCGAGATCGAGGTGATGATCGATCCGTTCAAGGGCCTGCTGCTCGGCCTGTTTTTCGTCACTGTGGGGGCCCGGCTCGATTTCGGCGCGGTCATGGCCCGCCCGGAACTGGTGCTGGGGCTGGCGGCGGGGCTGATCGTGCTCAAGGCACTGGTCGTATTCCCGCTGGCCAAACTGTTCGGCCTGACGACGCGCAGCGCTATTGAGACAGCGGCGGTGCTGGGGCCCGCAGGCGAATTCGCCTATGTCATCATTGATGAAGCCATTGGCCGCCACGTCATCCCGGCCAGCTTCGGCCAGGCCATCATCCTGTCGGCCACCTTGTCTTTGTTTTGCGTGCCGGTGCTGGCCGGGCTGGCGTCGCGCCTCACCGCCCGCATGGCAGGCCCGCGCGAAGCCGCGCCCAGTGAGGCGCCCGACGTGGTCAGCGCCGATGCGCGCGTGCTGGTGATCGGTTTTGGCCGCGTCGGCGAACTGGTGACCGACATGCTGCGCGCCCACGACATCCCCTTCACCGTCATCGATTTCAACCCCAAGGTCACACGGCGGGCGCGGATGCGCGGCGTCGAGGCCTGGTATGGCAATGCCGCCATGCCGGAATTTCTGATGCGCGTCGGGCTGGAACGCGCCCGCGCCGTGGTGGTGACCGTATCGAACGCGGCCTTCACCGAGGATGTGGTGCGCACCGTGCGCGGTTTGCGCGACGACGTGCATATTATCGCCCGCGCCCGCGATGCCGGTCATGCCTATCAGCTCTACCGGCTGGGGGCCACCGACGCCGTGCCCGAAACCATCGAGGCCTCGCTGCAACTGGCCGAAAACACGCTGATCGATCTGGGCGTGCCGATGGGACTGGTTCTGGCCAGCGTCCACGAACAGCGCGATGTCTTCCGCCGCCAGTTCGGCGTGCGCGGCGGTCAGGCGGCCAGTTTGCATGGTCACCCGCTGAAGGGTGAGGCGTGAACGATTAAGGCTTGCCAAGCGCGCGTGGTTTTTCTACCCCTAGAGCGGTCTGCATTCTGATTGAATCGGTCAAAGGAATGCAACCCGCTCTACATTTTACGTCTTTCCGCATCTCGCATTCAATTTGTAAGTCAAATTAAACGCTCGTTGCTCTAGGCCAAGCAGATCAGGAGTACAGCGTGACGCAACCGACCAATAATCGACGCGGTGTTCTGGCCACGGGACTGGCCGCAGGTCTGGCCCTGGTGGCCGCCTCCGTCGCCGCCTGTTCGAAAAAGGCCGCGCCGCCGCCCGCGCCGCCTCCACCACCACCGCCACCTCCGCCGCCCCCTCCACCGCCGGAAACCGTCACGGTCAGTTTGATGACCGATAAGGGCGAGATTGTGATCAGGCTGGAAAACAAGAAGGCGCCGATCACCACCGGCAATTTCCTGAAATATGTCGATTCCGGCAAGCTGAACGGGGCCGACTTCTGGCGCGCCGCCGATTCCGGCCCGTCGGGCTTTATTCAGGGCACGGCGCTTGGCCCCACCTTCCCGCCCATCGCCCATGAACCGACCAGCCAGACCGGTCTGTCGCACACCAATGGCGCGATCTCGATGTCACGCTTCGCGCCGGGCACGGCTACGGCCGATTTCGTCATCTGTGTCGGCGACAATACCTATATGGATGCAGGCCGCTCCGGCTCGACGGACAAGCTGGGTTATGCCGCCTTCGGCCACGTCATCAAGGGCATGGATGTGGTGAAAAGCATATTGCACGGCAAGATCGATCCGAAAACCCCGCCGCAGGGCGGCTGGGCCGGTCAGATGCTGCTGCATCCGGTCAAGATCATCTCGGCCAGGCGCGTGTCCGAGACGCCGGATACGGGCGCGACATCGGCGTCGGCATAAATAAATTACTTCATAAGAAAATAGGCCACTTTAGCAGTTTCTATTATTCAGACTTGCCCCACCATACAATATATACTGAAAATTGCTTGTCTAGCTTGTCTTTCAACGTTCCGCCATCACTACGGTAGGTTCTGCCTCTGGCTTTCTTTTCTGCATGGTATTTGTTACATAGAATATTTTCCGGATCGTTGAGAAGCATGGTAGATCTTTGCAAATACTCTTCTAAATCCAGAGCAGTTTTGTGATTTAATTTATCAGATAAAACGACAAGGTGTTCAAATCCGTGCCTTCGATATTGATCAGCTTTTGTGCCGCAAGGAAGAGATGTCCATCCGATTAGATATTGATCTACGGATTTGCTTGAAATAATAGATTCAATGGTGTTGAGGCATATTTGTGCGCGATTTTTAATTTGTGACATTAAACTCTCCATTCGCAGAATACTTAAACGCTAATTTAACTAAACTTGACACCACCTACTTCTCGCTATCGTGCGCTTCCAGACGGGTGCGTAACGAATCGATCTCGGCGAAGAAGCGCTTGCGCACCTCGCTGGCGAACGGATTATCGCGCTCAATCGACAGGAACAGCTCGTCGGAATCGCCCTGCACCAGGCCTACGCCCTGCATCATCAGGTCGTAGGAGCGCGTAGTATGGACGGTGGGCAAAGGTTCCAGCCCGCTCAACACCTTGGCGATCAGGTGGGTTAAGCCCTGCACGGCGGCCAGGGCGCGGTCGTGCTCCTCCGGCGTGGCCAGCGACACCTTGAGATCGAGCGTCTTCTCGAAAAAGCGAATAATGCTGGCCAGATGGCGCACGCGCACCGGACAGACGACGATTTCGAGATCGTGGATGCCCTTGCGCGCCGATTGCGGCCCGAAAAGCGGATGGGTACACAGGATGGAGGCGTCCGCCGGCATGGCGTCGAGCAGCCAGCGCGCCGGCTTCATCTTGACCGAACCGACATCAATGATCAGGGCGCGCGGCGCAACATGCGGCGCAATCGCTTCGGCCAGCGCCTTTAAGGTGCGGATCGGCGTGGCCAGCACCACGTAAGGACAGGCCGCCGCCTCTTCGAGGCTGACGAGTGTCACATTATGGCGGCTGGCGAATTTGCGCGCTTCCGGCGACGGATCATGGGCGTAGATGTCGAAATAGGGCGACAGGTGCCGGACGATCAGGCGACCGAAGGCACCTAAACCGAACAGGCCCAGTCTGTGGACTTTTTTGAACACGCTCTGTCATTTCCGTCAGCAAAATCAAAGCCCGCCCGTACCACGAATTAGGCGTGGTGGCGAGGCGCAAATACCGCCCGGCCCTGACCGACCCTATCTACCACCAGCCGGAATGCTTTTTCTTGCCCTTGTCGTCGCGCCTCTTGTCGTCATGGCTCTTATCAGCGGCGGCCAGTTCCAGCGCCACCTGCGCCGGTGTCTTGGCCAGTTCGTCAGGTGTGATGAAGCCATCGTGATTGCGATCCAGAATAGCAAAACGCTGATGGGTGGCGGTCAGCCATTCCTCGGCAGAAACGCGGAAGTCGAAATCGGCGTCGGCGGCACGGATCGGCTGCGGCTCGTCAATCAGGCTGTATTGCGAAGCGCCCAGGATCTGCTTGACATACTTGCCGCCATTGGGGCTGTCGTCCTGGCTGGTGTCCATGTCGGGATCATAGTCGTGATGCAGCACCTTCGGCTGCTGGATACGCGGATCGACGTGCTGGATTTCCGGTGCGATGATGCTTTCATAGCGGCTGTTTTCCGGGCTGGAAATATAGCCGTCATGATTGACATCCAGTTCGGCGAAGAAGTTCTGCGCGTCGGTGACGAATTCATCTTGACTGATCTTGCCGTCATGATTGGTATCGGCGGCATTGAACCATTCCATCACCGGATAGGGCTTGCCCGCGCTTGCGCGAAACGGCTGGCCGGAGGGCGAAAAGAACACATTCAGGTTCATGACATCGAGATAGGCCTGCGCGGTGGCCGGCAGGGCGGTGAAGGCGGGCACGGCGGTCAGGCCCAGCAGGGCGACGGAAAACGAAATCGACGAAAAGCGCATAGGCGGATCTTTCGGACAGGGAAGGGCCATCATGGAATTGCGCGCAACTTAGCGGTGGCGGGCCGGATCGGCAAGAGGCTTGACAGGCAGGAAATTCTTGCCCGGTCAATATTTCCCTGAGTAAATTTTGCTTGCTTTTATGTAATCATGGATATATTGATCTAACATTCATTCCAAAACATAGATTTAATTTTGTTATTTTGGTTGCATTGCTGAAATATTTATTAAGTTAACACACTATTAACTTGAATTATTTTCCATGCTATTGCCCGCGAACAGATTTCGGGTTCCAGCAAGGAGAGTCTCATGCAAATCAGCAGTTCGGCGAGCCCCAGCCTCAGCCAGTTGCTGGCGCAGGTGCAGTCAAGTCTGAGCGCGACATCGGGCAGTTCAGACAGTTCGGCGGCATCTTCCGCGACCACGACCGCGACCACGGCCACCACCGCTTCCACCTTCAGCGAAAACCCCGACTATTTCATCAGCGCCCTGTCTTCGAAAATCCTCGAGGGCCTGACGGCGATGCAGTCGCAAGCCTCCACATCGGCTTCATCGACCTTGAGCAGTATCGGTGGCGGCCATCATCACGGCCATCACCATATGCATATGCCATCTGGTAGTGACGGCACATCCAGCCTCAGCGCCAGCCCCGCCTCGCTGGCCGATACACTTTTCGCCAGCATGGACACCAATGGCGACGGCTCGGTTTCGGCGGCTGAAAAAACCAGCTTCGATCAGCAGATGGCCGCCGGTGGAACCACCAGTGGCATGGGCGGCGTCCAGGGTGCATCATCGACGCAGGACACCTCCTTGCTGGATGCCCTGTCTTCGAGCAGCACGTCAGGCAGCGGCAGCACAGCTTCCGGCGCGTCAGACAGCCTGGCCAGCCTGATGCAGCAATTCATCCAGGCCGTGCAAAGCTATTCCAGCACAGCCGCTTCCGGGATGACCGCCGCTTCGATGATCACCTCCATCGACGCCTGATTTATGACAGGCGGTGGGCGGACAGGATGGTGACCGGTCTGGCCAGGATTTCGTCAGGCCAGTCACCGGGCGCGGGCTTGGCTTTCGAACGCGGCGCGTGCAGGATTTGCTTCACCACCGCCATGCCCGACACCACATGGCCGAAGGCGGCATAGCCCTGATGATCGGGCGTGGCATTGCCGCCGGCATCGAGATAGGTCATGTCGCCGACACAGATGGTAAATTCGTTCGACGCCGTGCCGACGGCATAGCGCGCGGTCGAGACTGTGCCGTCGGTATGCGACAAATGGGTCTGGCTGGTCGGCTCGTGCGGGATCGGCGGAAAAGTGCGGTCGCCGCTGTTGAACTGGATGAAACCGGCCTGGCCCGCGGACACGGCGCGATAAAAACTGCCGCCATCAAGCTTGTGGCGGTCAACATAGTGCAGGAAATTGGCCGTGGTGATCGGCGCATCCTTGCCGTCCAGTTCGAGCACGATCGGCCCGTCCGAGGTATCGATCTCCACGCGCACGCGGTCGGGCGGCACATCAAGGCCGATGGCCAGCCGCTTCGGCGGCGGTGCGGGCGGCGGCGGCGCTTTTGACGCCGGTTTCGAACAGGCGGCCAGCAACAAAACGAGCCCCGCCAAGGCCCAAAACCGCCGGTTCATCACGCCCCCTGCTGGCAGGCGGCGCGGATCAGCCAGTCGATCTCGCTTTCCAACTGGCTCAGCGGTACGGCGATCAGGCGTTCTTCCAGCCCCAGACTGATCACGCCATGCACGGCGGCAAACAGGGTGCGCGCCCGCACGCTGAGGGCCTCGGCGGGCAGATCCGGCATGAGAACGGCCAGAGGCTCGGCAATATGGCGAAACAGCCGTAGCTGATCCTCATTGGCCCATTCCGGCACCACTGAGCGCACATGGGTTTCAAACAGCATCCGCCATAGCCGCAGATTTTCACGCGCAAAAACGAGATAGGTTCGGGCCACCTGACCCAGCCTTTGCAGGGCTTGCGCGGGCGTGGTCATCGGCAGGTGATCGCTGGCCTCAGCCGCCGCCGCGCCAAGGCGCGACAGGGTACGCGAATTGACCCGCAGCATCAGATCGTCCATGTCGGCGACGATGTTGTAAAGCCCGCCCAATGCAATGCCGAGATCGGCGGCCAGATCGCGCGCCTTCAGGCTGGCCACGCCCTCGGCGCAGATGCGCGTTTCAGCGGCGCTAATCAGGGCTTCCAGTTGCGCCTGACGGCGGT contains the following coding sequences:
- a CDS encoding peptidylprolyl isomerase, whose amino-acid sequence is MNRRFWALAGLVLLLAACSKPASKAPPPPAPPPKRLAIGLDVPPDRVRVEIDTSDGPIVLELDGKDAPITTANFLHYVDRHKLDGGSFYRAVSAGQAGFIQFNSGDRTFPPIPHEPTSQTHLSHTDGTVSTARYAVGTASNEFTICVGDMTYLDAGGNATPDHQGYAAFGHVVSGMAVVKQILHAPRSKAKPAPGDWPDEILARPVTILSAHRLS
- a CDS encoding TetR-like C-terminal domain-containing protein, translated to MVKPPSQSTTDRRQAQLEALISAAETRICAEGVASLKARDLAADLGIALGGLYNIVADMDDLMLRVNSRTLSRLGAAAAEASDHLPMTTPAQALQRLGQVARTYLVFARENLRLWRMLFETHVRSVVPEWANEDQLRLFRHIAEPLAVLMPDLPAEALSVRARTLFAAVHGVISLGLEERLIAVPLSQLESEIDWLIRAACQQGA
- a CDS encoding prephenate dehydrogenase/arogenate dehydrogenase family protein, whose product is MFKKVHRLGLFGLGAFGRLIVRHLSPYFDIYAHDPSPEARKFASRHNVTLVSLEEAAACPYVVLATPIRTLKALAEAIAPHVAPRALIIDVGSVKMKPARWLLDAMPADASILCTHPLFGPQSARKGIHDLEIVVCPVRVRHLASIIRFFEKTLDLKVSLATPEEHDRALAAVQGLTHLIAKVLSGLEPLPTVHTTRSYDLMMQGVGLVQGDSDELFLSIERDNPFASEVRKRFFAEIDSLRTRLEAHDSEK
- a CDS encoding EF-hand domain-containing protein, producing MRFSSISFSVALLGLTAVPAFTALPATAQAYLDVMNLNVFFSPSGQPFRASAGKPYPVMEWFNAADTNHDGKISQDEFVTDAQNFFAELDVNHDGYISSPENSRYESIIAPEIQHVDPRIQQPKVLHHDYDPDMDTSQDDSPNGGKYVKQILGASQYSLIDEPQPIRAADADFDFRVSAEEWLTATHQRFAILDRNHDGFITPDELAKTPAQVALELAAADKSHDDKRRDDKGKKKHSGWW